Proteins found in one Candidatus Binataceae bacterium genomic segment:
- a CDS encoding SCO family protein, translated as MYKSRSLTSRLAGAFSLALIVGAIALAGCHRDDNSGSYSSINNNDCLPNVTFTDQNGKAVALSSLKGKPVLVDFIYTTCASVCPRLTARMNEVARKLGNELGQKVTIVSFTIDPEHDTPEKLRAYAEAQGVSPNGWYFLTGPPAQIDQELALFKLIRQRESDGSVTHNVSAFLLAPDGHIAREYNALDVPIDTVVGDVDHSLGGGQSGN; from the coding sequence ATGTACAAATCCCGATCACTTACGTCGCGCCTGGCCGGCGCATTTTCACTTGCACTGATTGTCGGCGCGATTGCCCTCGCCGGATGCCACCGCGACGACAACTCCGGTTCCTATTCCTCGATCAACAACAACGACTGTCTGCCGAACGTCACGTTCACCGATCAAAACGGCAAGGCAGTCGCTTTGTCGTCGCTCAAGGGCAAACCCGTCCTCGTCGATTTCATCTACACCACCTGCGCGTCGGTCTGCCCCCGCCTTACCGCGCGGATGAACGAGGTGGCGCGCAAGCTCGGCAACGAGCTGGGACAGAAAGTCACCATCGTCTCGTTTACAATCGACCCCGAGCACGACACGCCCGAAAAACTCCGCGCCTATGCCGAAGCGCAGGGCGTAAGTCCCAACGGATGGTACTTCCTCACGGGACCGCCGGCGCAAATCGACCAGGAGCTCGCGCTCTTCAAGCTGATTCGCCAGCGCGAGAGCGACGGCTCCGTGACGCACAATGTGTCAGCGTTTCTGCTCGCCCCTGACGGCCACATCGCGCGCGAGTACAACGCCCTCGACGTGCCGATCGACACCGTGGTGGGCGACGTCGATCACTCGCTCGGCGGCGGGCAGAGCGGCAACTAG
- a CDS encoding ABC transporter transmembrane domain-containing protein — protein sequence MKLLSPLQSRLLGYLRRYIFPYAILLLLAMAVLSAANAGIPFIGKRFIDLLTNLQHMDARSAELIRVLALEIAGLFLLRAIGNFSDDYLSAYIAQKITVDIRGDLNESLQRQSLSFFNRNPTGQMVSRVINDVTILVGSLTDGAFSIFGDGMQFVALLVTGFVLDWRLAVIAFIGFPIIVLPIISLSKRVRKETKSAQKQLGGLQALLHETFQGNRVVKAFGMEEYERTRFNKELRRLFRIYMRVARIKALTGPLVEALGAFAVVGVVMWAVGTLVSGTRTIGQFAGFFTTMLLVYPPFKKLSKTNTSIQQGMAAAERVFEFMDAPPEVIDDPDGAALVPGPHSVAFENISFRYGEDWVLRNLSLEVPAGKVVALVGMSGGGKSTLADLIPRFYDVQEGQVTVDGIDVRRIRLGSLRGEIGLVTQSTFLFNDTIRANIAYGAEDRDLERIIAAAKLANAHDFIARLPNGYDTEVGEMGVRLSGGERQRIAIARALLKDAPILILDEATSSLDSEAERAVQEALDHLMRNRTTLVIAHRLSTIRHADNIAVVVHGRIVEQGTHDELLARGREYRKLHDLQFRPADEIVGNGTVVN from the coding sequence ATGAAACTTCTGTCGCCGCTCCAGAGCCGCCTCCTCGGATACCTGCGGCGCTACATCTTTCCCTACGCGATTCTGCTGCTGCTCGCGATGGCGGTGCTGTCGGCCGCCAACGCCGGAATTCCGTTCATCGGCAAGCGCTTCATCGATCTGCTGACGAATCTCCAGCACATGGATGCGCGCAGCGCCGAGCTGATTCGCGTGCTGGCGCTCGAGATCGCCGGCCTGTTCCTCCTGCGCGCAATTGGCAACTTCAGCGACGATTACCTGAGTGCCTATATCGCGCAGAAGATTACCGTCGATATCCGCGGCGATCTCAACGAAAGCCTGCAGCGCCAGTCGCTGAGCTTTTTCAATCGCAACCCGACCGGGCAGATGGTTTCGCGCGTCATCAACGACGTGACGATCCTCGTCGGCAGCCTGACCGACGGCGCGTTTTCGATCTTCGGCGACGGCATGCAATTCGTCGCACTGCTCGTCACCGGGTTCGTGCTCGACTGGCGGCTGGCCGTGATCGCGTTCATTGGATTTCCGATCATCGTGCTGCCGATCATCAGCCTGTCCAAGCGCGTGCGCAAAGAAACCAAGAGCGCGCAAAAGCAGCTCGGCGGTTTGCAGGCGCTCCTGCATGAGACTTTCCAGGGGAATCGCGTCGTCAAGGCGTTCGGCATGGAAGAATACGAGCGCACACGCTTCAACAAGGAGCTGCGCCGCCTCTTCCGCATCTACATGCGGGTCGCCAGGATCAAAGCGCTCACCGGTCCGCTGGTCGAGGCGCTGGGCGCCTTCGCCGTCGTTGGCGTGGTGATGTGGGCGGTTGGCACCTTGGTGTCGGGGACACGCACGATTGGACAATTCGCCGGTTTCTTCACAACGATGCTGCTGGTCTACCCGCCGTTTAAGAAGCTCAGCAAAACCAACACCAGTATTCAGCAGGGCATGGCCGCCGCCGAGCGAGTCTTCGAATTCATGGATGCTCCACCGGAAGTCATCGACGACCCGGACGGTGCGGCGCTCGTCCCGGGGCCCCATTCTGTCGCCTTCGAGAACATCTCGTTCCGCTATGGCGAGGATTGGGTGCTGCGCAACCTGAGCCTCGAGGTTCCGGCTGGCAAAGTCGTCGCGCTGGTTGGGATGAGCGGCGGCGGCAAGTCGACCCTCGCCGATCTTATCCCGCGCTTTTACGATGTGCAGGAAGGCCAGGTCACCGTTGACGGAATCGACGTGCGGCGCATTCGTCTCGGCTCGTTGCGCGGCGAGATCGGCCTGGTGACGCAGAGCACGTTCCTGTTCAACGACACGATTCGCGCCAATATCGCGTACGGCGCCGAGGATCGCGACCTCGAGCGCATCATCGCCGCGGCCAAGCTCGCCAACGCGCACGACTTCATCGCCAGGTTGCCCAATGGCTACGACACCGAGGTCGGCGAGATGGGGGTGCGGCTCTCAGGCGGCGAGCGTCAGCGGATTGCAATCGCGCGCGCGCTGCTCAAGGACGCACCGATCCTGATCCTCGACGAGGCGACATCTTCCCTCGACTCCGAGGCCGAGCGCGCGGTGCAGGAAGCGCTCGACCATCTGATGCGCAATCGCACCACGCTCGTGATCGCGCATCGGCTCTCGACTATCCGTCATGCCGACAATATCGCCGTGGTCGTGCACGGGAGGATTGTCGAGCAGGGCACGCACGACGAGTTGCTGGCGCGCGGCCGCGAATACCGCAAGCTCCACGACCTCCAGTTCCGCCCCGCCGACGAGATAGTGGGCAACGGCACCGTCGTCAATTGA
- a CDS encoding SDR family NAD(P)-dependent oxidoreductase, which produces MGKLDGRVAVITGGSGGIGRAAGKLFADEGAKVLLVDIDETALKIAANEIGKDRASWLCADVTTDDDTKRYVETAVERYGRIDAYLANAGIEGRFVPIPEYPIDMFDRVIAVNVRGVWLGLKHVIPVMAKGGGGSIVITSSTAGIHGYQGASAYVTSKHAVVGMMRTAALECAPMKIRVNTVNPSPIDTRMMRSIEEQLAPGHAGQAKEQFQSGVPLGRYGQPEEVAKVMLFLASDQSSFCTGGIYMVDGGVSAT; this is translated from the coding sequence ATGGGCAAGCTCGATGGACGCGTGGCAGTAATCACCGGTGGCTCAGGCGGAATCGGCCGCGCCGCGGGAAAGCTCTTCGCCGACGAAGGCGCCAAGGTGCTGCTGGTCGATATCGACGAAACCGCGCTCAAAATTGCCGCCAATGAAATCGGCAAAGATCGGGCGAGCTGGCTCTGCGCCGACGTTACCACCGACGACGATACCAAGCGCTACGTCGAGACCGCCGTCGAGCGCTACGGGCGCATCGATGCATACCTCGCCAACGCCGGAATCGAGGGCCGCTTCGTGCCGATTCCGGAATATCCCATCGACATGTTCGATCGTGTGATCGCCGTGAACGTCCGCGGCGTATGGCTCGGCCTGAAACACGTCATCCCCGTGATGGCCAAGGGCGGTGGCGGCAGTATCGTCATCACCTCATCGACCGCGGGCATCCACGGCTATCAGGGTGCGTCCGCCTACGTCACGAGCAAACACGCCGTGGTCGGCATGATGCGCACGGCGGCGCTCGAATGCGCCCCGATGAAGATTCGCGTCAACACCGTGAATCCGTCGCCCATCGACACGCGGATGATGCGCTCGATCGAGGAACAGCTTGCTCCCGGTCACGCCGGCCAGGCCAAGGAACAATTCCAGAGCGGCGTGCCGCTCGGCCGCTACGGCCAACCCGAAGAAGTCGCCAAGGTGATGCTGTTCCTCGCCTCAGACCAAAGCAGCTTCTGCACCGGCGGCATCTACATGGTAGACGGCGGCGTCTCCGCAACGTGA
- a CDS encoding crosslink repair DNA glycosylase YcaQ family protein has protein sequence MKRARTKISADEARRIALAAQGFANKRPTTRPDTRHLRRVLAQVGLFQIDSVNVLVRSHYLPMFSRLGPYASTILDDAWFGKSRSLFEYWGHMASILPTEFHPLFRWRMAEAERREWGWRMLTGLHERRPGLAEAVLREVEARGPLGAGELKNGGKAAGGWWGWSDGKTALEWLFAAGKVCAAARRGFERLYDLPERVLPREVLALPTPSAEDAQRELVRIASRALGVATEKDLCDYFRIRAKPGKLRIAELIESGDLIPIEVEGWRQRAFLARDASMPRRVDARALLSPFDSLVWERARTERLFDFHYRISLYTPQAQRKHGYYVLPFLLGDRLVGRVDLKSDRANGALLVLAAHAESSANLKEVANALDEELRAMATWLGLERIAIARRGNLAAKLRR, from the coding sequence ATGAAGCGCGCGCGAACGAAAATTTCCGCAGATGAGGCGCGGCGGATTGCGCTGGCGGCGCAGGGCTTCGCGAATAAGCGGCCAACCACGCGCCCCGACACGCGCCACCTGCGGCGCGTGCTCGCGCAGGTCGGGCTCTTCCAGATCGATTCGGTGAACGTGCTCGTCAGATCGCACTATCTGCCGATGTTCTCGCGGCTTGGCCCGTACGCTTCGACGATTCTCGACGATGCGTGGTTCGGCAAGTCGCGCAGCCTGTTCGAATACTGGGGACACATGGCATCGATCCTGCCGACCGAGTTTCATCCGCTGTTCAGATGGCGGATGGCCGAGGCCGAGCGCAGGGAATGGGGCTGGCGCATGCTGACGGGGCTGCACGAGCGGCGGCCGGGGCTCGCCGAGGCGGTGCTGCGCGAGGTTGAGGCACGAGGCCCGCTGGGCGCGGGCGAGCTCAAAAACGGCGGCAAAGCCGCGGGAGGATGGTGGGGATGGAGCGACGGCAAGACCGCGCTCGAATGGCTGTTCGCGGCGGGCAAGGTCTGCGCCGCGGCGCGGCGCGGCTTCGAGCGGCTCTACGATTTGCCGGAGCGCGTGCTGCCGCGCGAGGTGCTCGCTCTGCCGACGCCCTCAGCGGAAGACGCGCAGCGCGAACTGGTTCGAATCGCGTCGCGTGCGCTCGGCGTCGCGACAGAAAAAGATCTCTGCGACTACTTTCGGATTCGTGCGAAGCCCGGGAAGTTGCGAATCGCGGAGCTGATCGAGAGTGGTGATCTGATCCCGATCGAAGTCGAAGGATGGCGGCAACGAGCGTTCCTTGCGCGCGATGCGTCGATGCCGCGCCGCGTCGATGCGCGTGCGCTGCTCTCGCCGTTCGATTCGCTGGTCTGGGAGCGCGCTCGCACGGAGCGGCTCTTTGATTTCCACTATCGAATTTCGCTCTACACGCCGCAGGCCCAGCGCAAGCACGGATATTACGTGCTGCCGTTTCTGCTTGGCGATCGCTTGGTGGGAAGGGTCGATCTGAAATCGGATCGCGCAAATGGAGCGTTGCTGGTTCTCGCCGCGCACGCGGAATCGTCAGCGAATCTGAAAGAGGTGGCGAACGCTCTCGATGAAGAACTGCGCGCGATGGCGACGTGGCTCGGTCTCGAGCGCATCGCCATCGCACGCAGAGGCAATCTTGCCGCGAAGCTCAGGCGTTAG
- the lpxB gene encoding lipid-A-disaccharide synthase — translation MPIEAPSAAREVIEQPARYRPRRIIIVAGEASGDLHGGDLAREILDRDPKCELDGIAGQSMRASGVHALVKMEDIHGLGLSELLSTIGRTSRAFLDLRKILRRENPDLLILIDYAEFNLILAGVAKRAGVRVLYYITPQVWAWRRGRIRKLVDRVDKLAVVLPFEADLYRAAGERVEFVGHPLLDRARPAQNRIETLKRHGLPSSARLIALLPGSRRAEVKYMLAPMAEAARTLARDHGLTPVLALAPTLTADEVAHIGNTDLTGIHVVENDTYSIVAASEVALVTSGTATLETALLGCPEVIAYKLTALSYTLGRILVRGVEYFGLPNILAGKKIVPELLQREVTARNLVRAAEPMLTPSIRAQTVAELNALRAKLGAPGAAARVAAMALEMTA, via the coding sequence ATGCCTATCGAAGCCCCATCAGCGGCGCGCGAGGTTATCGAACAGCCCGCGCGATACCGGCCGCGCCGAATCATAATCGTGGCGGGCGAAGCTTCGGGCGATCTTCACGGCGGCGATCTGGCGCGTGAAATCCTCGACCGCGATCCCAAATGCGAGCTCGATGGTATCGCGGGGCAGAGCATGCGCGCGTCGGGCGTGCACGCGCTGGTCAAGATGGAAGATATCCATGGCCTCGGGCTCTCGGAGTTGCTTTCGACGATCGGACGCACGTCGCGCGCCTTCCTCGACCTGCGAAAGATCCTGCGCCGCGAAAATCCCGACCTGCTGATCCTTATCGACTACGCGGAGTTCAATTTGATTCTCGCCGGCGTCGCCAAGCGCGCCGGCGTGCGGGTGCTTTACTACATCACGCCCCAGGTCTGGGCATGGCGGCGCGGGCGAATCCGCAAGCTCGTCGATCGCGTCGATAAACTCGCCGTGGTGCTGCCCTTCGAGGCCGATCTTTATCGCGCCGCCGGCGAGCGCGTCGAATTCGTCGGCCATCCGCTACTCGATCGCGCGCGCCCCGCGCAAAATCGCATCGAAACGCTGAAACGCCACGGCCTGCCGTCGAGTGCGCGCCTGATTGCGCTGCTGCCCGGCAGCCGCCGCGCGGAAGTGAAGTATATGCTCGCGCCGATGGCCGAGGCGGCGCGTACTCTCGCGCGCGATCACGGGCTGACCCCGGTCCTCGCGCTGGCGCCGACGCTCACCGCCGATGAAGTCGCGCACATCGGCAATACCGATCTCACCGGAATCCACGTGGTGGAAAACGATACCTACAGTATCGTCGCGGCGAGCGAAGTCGCGCTCGTCACCTCGGGCACGGCGACGCTCGAAACCGCGCTCCTCGGATGTCCCGAAGTGATCGCCTATAAACTGACGGCCCTTAGCTATACTCTGGGCCGGATACTCGTGCGGGGAGTGGAGTATTTCGGTTTGCCCAACATCCTGGCCGGCAAAAAAATCGTTCCGGAACTTCTGCAACGCGAAGTGACTGCGCGCAACCTTGTGCGTGCCGCCGAGCCGATGCTCACGCCATCGATTCGCGCCCAGACCGTCGCCGAGCTGAACGCCCTGCGTGCCAAGCTCGGAGCGCCGGGCGCGGCGGCGAGGGTCGCTGCGATGGCGCTCGAGATGACCGCATGA
- the lpxK gene encoding tetraacyldisaccharide 4'-kinase: MSEPSPDRFQIERLWQPQIPTRDYPLKVALIPAAGFFRIGVAVRHGFWRLFQRQAGIPIVSIGNLTVGGNSKTPFTLYLAVRLERLGYRVAIVSRGYASGKKKSKATLVALGGELKLPPEDAGDEPAMMARYFKGPIVIARRRIHGIELLKKLGAPDVVLLDDGFQHVRLARDVDLVLVSAEGGFGNGWMLPAGPMREPIRAARRANAVVIVSAGAGLPTALTRSQTLRLESATKVLHASVRPRALVISEKGEWREMPMPLASRRVLAVSGLANPAGFYAMLRELDADLVGVLEYPDHHAYSAADWQAIVTAARNADLVVTTEKDLVKLERFPFARDSLYALRLEVAMNDEDARALDELVVERIRSAAGDSVHT; the protein is encoded by the coding sequence ATGTCAGAGCCGTCCCCCGATCGTTTCCAAATCGAGCGGCTCTGGCAGCCTCAAATACCGACCCGCGACTATCCGCTCAAGGTCGCGCTGATTCCTGCCGCGGGATTTTTTCGTATCGGCGTCGCAGTTCGCCACGGCTTCTGGCGGCTCTTTCAACGCCAGGCCGGGATTCCGATCGTAAGCATCGGCAACCTGACCGTGGGTGGCAATTCCAAAACGCCCTTCACGCTTTATCTGGCCGTGCGATTGGAACGACTTGGATATCGCGTCGCAATTGTGAGCCGCGGCTACGCGAGCGGGAAAAAAAAATCGAAGGCCACGCTCGTAGCTCTGGGCGGCGAGCTCAAGCTTCCGCCCGAGGATGCGGGTGACGAGCCCGCGATGATGGCGCGCTACTTCAAGGGGCCGATCGTCATCGCGCGGCGGCGAATTCACGGAATCGAGTTACTCAAGAAGCTGGGTGCCCCCGATGTGGTGCTACTCGACGACGGCTTTCAGCACGTGCGCCTCGCCCGCGACGTCGACCTCGTGCTGGTCAGCGCCGAGGGCGGATTCGGTAATGGCTGGATGCTGCCGGCGGGTCCGATGCGCGAGCCGATCCGCGCGGCGCGCCGTGCCAACGCAGTCGTGATCGTGAGCGCCGGCGCGGGATTGCCGACTGCGCTGACGAGATCGCAAACTCTGCGGCTCGAATCTGCGACCAAGGTGCTGCACGCCTCGGTGAGGCCACGTGCGCTGGTGATCAGCGAGAAAGGCGAGTGGCGCGAGATGCCGATGCCGCTGGCGAGCCGGCGCGTGCTCGCGGTCAGCGGGCTTGCGAATCCCGCGGGCTTTTACGCGATGCTCCGTGAGCTCGACGCGGACCTCGTCGGGGTGCTCGAGTACCCGGACCATCACGCCTACTCCGCCGCCGATTGGCAGGCTATTGTAACGGCGGCACGCAACGCCGACCTCGTCGTCACGACCGAAAAGGACCTGGTGAAGCTGGAGAGGTTTCCCTTCGCACGCGATTCGCTGTACGCGCTGCGGCTCGAGGTCGCGATGAACGATGAGGACGCGCGCGCACTCGATGAACTGGTCGTCGAGCGCATCAGGAGCGCGGCCGGCGATTCGGTCCACACTTGA
- a CDS encoding glycosyltransferase N-terminal domain-containing protein: MLRNLYNALWYPAMPLAMRLASAPDPEDRRERRGQVQVGVEDGPRIWIHAASVGEVEAVRPLAIGLKHNIPAASIVVTTMTTTGRDAARARIPEAAICALAPFDHPRTVRNFLARVRPQLVMIAETEVWPNFFIESKRAGAKIAIFNGRMSRRSADRYARMRSLFGVALKCADIVMVQTEDDARRFALQGVARERIVITGNTKFDVDSGLLKLRPVLGDFAAGRPILIAGSTGPGEEAAVAAAFAELRTRFPELALIVAPRHLERASEAAEALGAAGLECVSARMLTDGQARVASVMLLDTMGELRALYRRAAIAFVGGSLFAGRGGQSPIEPALASVPILIGPYHENQREIVASLVAAGGARIVNDAREIADACAAWIADENARRDAGERARTALAEANGAARRTLLHLKPLIRLA; encoded by the coding sequence GTGCTGCGCAATCTCTACAATGCGCTGTGGTACCCCGCGATGCCGCTCGCGATGCGCCTGGCAAGTGCGCCCGATCCGGAAGATCGACGCGAGCGCCGCGGCCAGGTCCAGGTGGGGGTCGAAGATGGGCCGCGCATCTGGATTCATGCCGCGTCAGTCGGCGAGGTCGAAGCTGTTCGTCCGCTCGCAATTGGCTTGAAGCATAACATCCCGGCCGCGAGCATCGTGGTCACGACGATGACGACGACGGGCCGCGACGCCGCGCGGGCGCGCATCCCCGAGGCGGCAATCTGCGCGCTTGCGCCCTTCGATCATCCCCGCACGGTGCGCAATTTTCTCGCCCGCGTGCGGCCTCAGTTAGTAATGATCGCCGAAACAGAAGTGTGGCCGAACTTCTTCATCGAATCAAAACGCGCGGGCGCGAAGATCGCAATCTTCAACGGCCGGATGTCGCGGCGCTCCGCCGATCGCTATGCCAGGATGCGATCGCTGTTCGGCGTGGCGCTCAAATGCGCCGACATCGTGATGGTTCAGACTGAGGATGACGCGCGTCGTTTTGCGCTCCAGGGCGTCGCGCGCGAGCGCATCGTTATCACCGGAAATACCAAGTTCGACGTCGACTCAGGCCTCTTGAAGTTGCGTCCGGTGCTGGGCGATTTCGCCGCCGGGCGTCCGATCCTGATCGCCGGTTCGACCGGCCCCGGCGAAGAAGCCGCCGTCGCGGCCGCCTTCGCCGAACTGCGCACACGTTTTCCCGAGTTGGCGTTGATCGTCGCCCCGCGTCATCTCGAGCGCGCGAGCGAGGCAGCGGAGGCGCTGGGAGCGGCGGGCCTGGAATGCGTATCGGCGCGTATGCTCACTGATGGTCAAGCGAGAGTCGCCAGCGTGATGCTGCTCGACACGATGGGCGAGCTGCGCGCGCTGTATCGGCGCGCCGCGATCGCATTCGTCGGCGGCAGCCTGTTCGCCGGCCGCGGCGGGCAGTCTCCAATCGAGCCGGCGTTGGCGTCGGTGCCGATCCTGATCGGCCCGTATCACGAGAACCAGCGCGAGATCGTAGCTTCGCTGGTCGCGGCAGGCGGCGCGCGAATCGTCAACGATGCGCGCGAGATCGCCGATGCCTGCGCCGCCTGGATTGCCGACGAAAACGCACGCCGCGATGCTGGCGAACGCGCACGCACGGCGCTCGCGGAGGCCAACGGCGCCGCGCGCCGCACCTTGCTGCATCTCAAGCCGCTGATTAGGCTCGCCTGA